The genomic segment TCTAACATATCGCGAAATGCAGCTGGCACACCTGACATTTCAAGTCCAACATCGAAACCTTCGCTCATACCAAGATCACGCATGACATCTTTTAGGTTTTCCTTGGCTACATTCACCGCACGGCAAGCACCCATTTTGCGCGCCAGATTTAAACGGTATTCATTAATATCAGTAATAACTACGTGGCGGGCTCCAACATGCTTGGCAACAGCAGCAGCCATAATACCGATGGGACCAGCCCCGGTAATCAATACATCTTCACCGACTAAATCAAAAGATAGTGCGGTATGTACCGCATTGCCGAATGGGTCAAAAATCGCAGCGAGATCGTCTGAAATATTGTCTGGGATCTTAAACGCATTAAACGCTGGTATAGATAAAAATTCAGCGAATGCGCCGGGTCGATCAACCCCGACTCCTGTTGTATTACGGCATAAGTGGCGACGTCCTGCGCGACAATTTCTACAATGACCACAGGTGATGTGCCCTTCCCCTGAAACACGATCACCGATTGAAAAGCCTCGGACTTCTTCACCGATTTCCACCACTTCGCCCACATATTCATGCCCAACCACCATAGGAACAGGGATTGTTTTTTGCGACCACTCGTCCCAGTTATAGATGTGCATATCCGTGCCACAGATAGCTGTTTTGCGAATTTTAATCAGTAGGTCATTGTGCCCTACAACCGGCAATTCACTGTCGTGAAGCCAGATGCCTTTTTCCGATTTGAGCTTGGCGAGTGACTTCATTTAATCACTCCCAACTCTTTTCCTACTTCGATAAAAGCATCGACCGCGCGGTCAATCTGCTCGATATTATGCGCAGCCGACATTTGCGTCCGAATACGCGCTTGGTTCTTGGGTACCACTGGGAAAGAAAAACCAACAACATAAATACCGCGTTCGAGCATTTTATCGGCCATATCACTGGCTAATTTTGCATCCCCTAACATAACCGGAATAATCGCGTGGTCTTTACCTGATAGCGTAAAACCTGCTTGCTCCATACGGCTACGAAAATGGGCGCTATTGCGCTTTAACTGAGCTCGTAATTCATTTCCTTCTGCCAACATATCAAACACTTTAAGTGATGCTGAAACAATAGGCGGCGCAACAGAGTTCGAAAACAAATACGGACGAGAGCGTTGACGTAACCATTCGACCACCTCTTTTTTACCCGACGTGTAGCCACCCGAAGCACCACCTAGGGCTTTGCCTAACGTACCAGTAATAATGTCGACACGGCCCATCACGTCACAGTACTCATGACTGCCTCGCCCTTGCTCTCCCA from the Paraglaciecola mesophila genome contains:
- the tdh gene encoding L-threonine 3-dehydrogenase, with translation MKSLAKLKSEKGIWLHDSELPVVGHNDLLIKIRKTAICGTDMHIYNWDEWSQKTIPVPMVVGHEYVGEVVEIGEEVRGFSIGDRVSGEGHITCGHCRNCRAGRRHLCRNTTGVGVDRPGAFAEFLSIPAFNAFKIPDNISDDLAAIFDPFGNAVHTALSFDLVGEDVLITGAGPIGIMAAAVAKHVGARHVVITDINEYRLNLARKMGACRAVNVAKENLKDVMRDLGMSEGFDVGLEMSGVPAAFRDMLDKMNHGGKIAMLGIPPGDIAIDWNKVIFKGLVIKGIYGREMFETWYKMASLIQGGLDLAPIITHQFNIDEFQQGFDTMGSGHSGKVILNW